The proteins below are encoded in one region of Acidobacteriota bacterium:
- a CDS encoding DinB family protein, with the protein MTANESHKDRSQAGDSRWMTGNVALLTQGEELLAQIEDEAYVAPPPVPMGTVGGHLRHCLDFYMCFLDGLAEGEIDYDARRRDERIQQDRSYAMGLIAALKARLEELPADLAERPVRVSLDRAFEAPDAPLGRSTVRRELQFLCSHTTHHYALIAAQLRLQGIEPTSDFGVAPSTLEHERRQGTGVRRV; encoded by the coding sequence ATGACGGCGAACGAATCACACAAAGACCGCTCGCAGGCCGGCGACAGCCGGTGGATGACGGGCAACGTGGCCCTTCTTACCCAGGGCGAAGAACTCCTCGCGCAGATCGAGGACGAAGCCTACGTCGCCCCCCCCCCGGTGCCGATGGGAACCGTCGGCGGCCACCTGCGCCACTGCCTGGATTTCTATATGTGCTTCCTCGACGGCCTAGCGGAAGGTGAGATCGACTATGACGCGCGCCGTCGGGACGAGCGCATTCAGCAAGACCGCTCCTACGCCATGGGATTGATCGCCGCCCTCAAGGCCCGCCTGGAGGAACTGCCGGCGGACCTCGCCGAGCGCCCGGTACGGGTTTCCCTCGATCGCGCCTTCGAGGCGCCGGACGCCCCCCTCGGCCGCTCGACGGTGCGCCGCGAGCTCCAGTTCTTGTGCAGCCACACGACCCACCACTACGCCCTGATCGCCGCCCAGCTGCGCCTGCAGGGAATCGAGCCGACGAGCGACTTCGGCGTCGCACCCTCTACCCTTGAGCATGAACGGCGCCAGGGAACCGGCGTCCGACGCGTCTGA
- a CDS encoding GNAT family N-acyltransferase — MLTEKKGGRPHNAYPPHPEGLPTGLIQYGSYRVRFATTQDELDTILRLRYRVFNLELGEGLEESDATGRDEDPFDRQCHHLLVEHEPTHTIIGTYRIQTAAMAESGDGFYSHGEFDLTALPPAVMDRAIEIGRACISREHRNRQVLFLLWKGLARYLLTNDKRFLFGCCSLNSQDGAEGLRVLRYLEREGHMHPEIEIPPQAGLECDEGVVAPSAMEEAGPVDLPALFKTYLRYGSKVCGAPAIDRAFRTIDFFVLFDVQGMDPRTYRLFFEG; from the coding sequence ATGCTGACGGAGAAAAAGGGCGGCCGCCCGCACAATGCTTACCCTCCCCATCCGGAGGGTCTGCCCACCGGCCTCATCCAGTACGGCAGCTACCGGGTGCGATTCGCCACCACCCAAGACGAACTCGACACCATCCTGCGGTTGCGCTATCGGGTGTTCAACCTGGAGCTCGGCGAAGGCCTGGAGGAATCGGACGCCACCGGCCGGGACGAAGATCCCTTCGATCGCCAGTGTCACCACCTGCTGGTCGAGCACGAACCGACCCACACCATCATCGGCACCTACCGCATTCAAACGGCGGCGATGGCGGAAAGCGGCGATGGTTTTTACTCGCACGGCGAGTTCGATCTCACCGCCCTGCCCCCGGCGGTGATGGATCGGGCGATCGAGATCGGCCGCGCCTGCATCTCCCGCGAGCACCGCAACCGGCAGGTGCTGTTTCTCCTGTGGAAGGGTCTCGCCCGCTACCTTTTGACCAACGACAAGCGTTTTCTCTTCGGCTGCTGCTCCCTGAACAGCCAGGACGGTGCCGAAGGACTCCGGGTGCTCCGCTACCTCGAACGGGAAGGGCACATGCACCCGGAGATCGAGATCCCGCCGCAGGCCGGTCTCGAATGCGACGAAGGCGTCGTAGCCCCCTCGGCGATGGAAGAGGCGGGCCCGGTGGATCTGCCGGCGCTGTTCAAAACGTATTTGCGGTACGGGTCGAAGGTCTGCGGAGCGCCGGCCATTGACCGCGCCTTTCGGACCATCGACTTCTTCGTGCTGTTCGATGTCCAGGGAATGGATCCGAGAACCTACCGCCTGTTTTTCGAAGGATGA
- a CDS encoding Rieske 2Fe-2S domain-containing protein, producing MSHAYRAVGWNRQKRIYDFTLAGGVALYLVLFVAVSAALKPEATIETLLIRAFGTGAFLLLHLILAIGPLSRLDRRFLPLLYNRRHLGVTMFLLALGHGGFSIVQFHALGDLHPLVSVLVSNGRYDSLAQFPFQALGLAALLILFLMAATSHDFWLANLTPPAWKALHMLVYVAYGLVVMHVALGVLQAETQPLFPIALGVGMATLLTLHLLAGWRERARDDELTAGDGAMVEVCRASEIAEKRARVVTVAGERVAVFRYDGKISAISNVCRHQNGPLGEGRILDGCVTCPWHGFQYDPATGASPPPFDEKVATFGVRLDGDRVLVDPRPNPPGTHVEPARLVES from the coding sequence ATGAGCCACGCCTACCGGGCCGTCGGCTGGAATCGCCAGAAACGGATTTACGACTTCACCCTGGCCGGCGGTGTGGCCCTCTACCTGGTGCTGTTCGTGGCCGTCAGCGCGGCCTTGAAGCCCGAGGCGACGATCGAAACCCTGCTCATCCGAGCCTTCGGCACTGGCGCCTTTCTTTTGCTCCACCTGATTCTGGCGATCGGCCCGTTGAGCCGCCTCGACCGCCGTTTTCTGCCGCTGCTCTACAACCGCCGCCATCTGGGGGTGACGATGTTCCTCCTGGCCCTCGGCCACGGCGGCTTCTCGATCGTTCAGTTCCACGCCCTGGGCGACCTGCATCCGCTGGTGAGCGTGCTGGTGAGCAACGGTCGCTACGACAGCTTGGCTCAGTTTCCCTTCCAGGCGTTGGGCTTGGCGGCCCTTCTGATCCTCTTCCTGATGGCCGCCACTAGCCACGACTTCTGGCTCGCAAACTTGACGCCGCCGGCGTGGAAGGCCCTGCACATGCTGGTGTACGTGGCCTACGGCTTGGTGGTGATGCACGTCGCCTTGGGTGTGCTGCAGGCGGAGACGCAACCGCTCTTCCCGATCGCCCTGGGGGTGGGGATGGCCACCCTGCTGACGCTGCACCTGCTGGCCGGCTGGCGGGAGCGGGCGAGGGATGACGAACTCACCGCCGGCGATGGCGCCATGGTGGAGGTCTGCCGGGCCTCGGAGATCGCGGAGAAGCGCGCCCGGGTGGTCACCGTGGCCGGCGAACGCGTTGCGGTGTTTCGCTACGACGGTAAGATTTCGGCCATTTCCAACGTGTGTCGTCATCAAAACGGTCCGCTCGGAGAAGGTCGGATTCTCGACGGTTGCGTGACCTGTCCCTGGCACGGTTTTCAGTACGACCCGGCCACCGGCGCTTCGCCTCCGCCCTTCGACGAGAAGGTCGCCACCTTCGGTGTGCGGCTGGACGGAGACCGGGTGCTGGTGGATCCACGCCCCAACCCGCCGGGAACCCACGTCGAACCGGCTCGGCTGGTGGAGAGCTGA